One genomic window of Tepidamorphus gemmatus includes the following:
- a CDS encoding O-antigen ligase family protein, with protein sequence MTAGPAGPACTAPSGDEIRRALLDRRLVRPILWLTILTSCFVTFEPSPYEFLFLLLLWAVLVRGLAFPRFIAPLILFLPVLFTIGGMLSVVQVVYDFDSVRYVAITMYLTVTTVVFASLVAENPVSRLDTIRSAYIIAAVIAALAGIAGYFHLFPGADTFTLYNRARGTFKDPNVYGPYLVFPALLLIQSMLSLHGRKLLFTALPLGIIVIGLLLSFSRAAWGNFLLATILMVAMMFLASPGPLFRLRMLIGAALGALLCAGLVIGILTIPGVGEVFEQRADLTQSYDVGEQGRFGNQRRAIPELLERPFGYGPLYFAKRFHQDPHNVYVNAFAAYGWLGGFSYTTFVVLTWLVGFRNVFERVPWQHYQMAALATFVAVSLQGFVVDTDHWRHFFMIAGVVWGMAAASEAVRRTARTAAMTSMPTYLRATI encoded by the coding sequence TTGACGGCCGGCCCAGCCGGTCCGGCCTGCACGGCGCCGTCCGGCGACGAGATCCGACGCGCGCTGCTCGACCGGCGGCTGGTCAGACCGATCCTGTGGCTGACGATCCTGACGAGCTGCTTCGTCACGTTCGAGCCCTCGCCCTACGAGTTCTTGTTCCTGCTGCTGCTGTGGGCCGTGCTGGTACGGGGGCTTGCATTTCCCCGCTTCATCGCACCACTCATTCTCTTCCTGCCGGTGCTGTTCACGATCGGCGGCATGCTCTCCGTCGTTCAAGTCGTCTACGATTTCGACTCGGTGCGCTATGTCGCAATCACGATGTATCTGACGGTGACGACCGTCGTCTTCGCCTCGCTGGTCGCCGAGAATCCCGTCTCGCGGCTCGACACCATCCGCAGCGCCTACATCATTGCCGCCGTGATCGCCGCGCTGGCAGGCATCGCCGGGTACTTCCATCTGTTTCCCGGCGCGGACACCTTCACCCTGTACAACCGCGCACGCGGCACGTTCAAGGATCCCAATGTCTACGGACCCTACCTCGTGTTCCCGGCGCTGCTCCTGATCCAGAGCATGCTGTCGCTGCACGGGCGCAAGCTGCTGTTTACAGCGCTGCCGCTTGGCATCATCGTGATCGGGCTGCTGCTGTCGTTCTCGCGCGCCGCCTGGGGCAATTTCCTCCTCGCGACGATCCTGATGGTGGCGATGATGTTTCTTGCCTCGCCGGGCCCTCTGTTCCGCCTGCGCATGCTGATCGGTGCGGCGTTGGGTGCCCTGCTGTGCGCGGGACTGGTCATCGGGATCCTTACCATCCCAGGCGTCGGCGAGGTGTTCGAGCAGCGCGCCGACCTCACGCAGAGCTACGATGTCGGCGAACAGGGGCGGTTCGGCAACCAGCGCCGCGCGATCCCGGAGCTGCTCGAGCGTCCATTCGGATACGGACCACTGTACTTCGCCAAGCGCTTTCACCAGGATCCGCACAACGTCTACGTCAACGCCTTCGCCGCCTATGGCTGGCTCGGCGGATTCAGTTACACTACCTTCGTCGTACTGACCTGGCTTGTCGGCTTCCGCAACGTCTTCGAACGTGTCCCCTGGCAGCATTATCAGATGGCGGCGCTCGCGACCTTCGTCGCGGTGTCGCTGCAGGGCTTCGTGGTCGACACCGACCACTGGCGTCACTTCTTCATGATC